A region from the Colwellia sp. PAMC 21821 genome encodes:
- a CDS encoding copper resistance protein B, which produces MRNLTSFKAFISALLFCLPLVSVQTFAQNEMSDMAGADGEKPQPQSGDAPKDARDPHAYSAGTTLTEGPYALGEEHRLTLADEHSFYTLLGNRLEYNEQANAGVFDFQAWYGTTFDRLVIKTEGDISEGELEENQTDILWGHALTGYWDTQLGIRVDYYKEGKNRQWLAFGVQGLAPYWFEIDMTAYLGEGGNTALTFEAEYELLLTQKLVVQPRAELTLYGKSDVENGLGSGLSSSAIGFRVRYEFTRQFAPYVGVEWTNTYGTTADYAEQNGQSSSETEFVAGVKFWF; this is translated from the coding sequence ATGAGAAATTTAACATCGTTTAAAGCTTTTATCAGCGCGCTGCTGTTTTGCCTACCTTTAGTAAGCGTGCAAACATTTGCCCAAAATGAAATGTCGGATATGGCTGGCGCGGATGGTGAAAAGCCGCAACCACAAAGCGGAGACGCGCCCAAAGATGCTAGAGATCCACATGCATACTCGGCAGGTACAACGTTAACTGAAGGCCCTTATGCTTTAGGTGAGGAGCATAGGTTAACATTGGCCGATGAACATAGCTTTTATACACTCTTAGGCAACAGGCTTGAATATAATGAGCAAGCTAATGCTGGCGTATTCGATTTTCAAGCTTGGTACGGCACCACATTTGATCGATTAGTGATTAAAACTGAAGGTGATATTTCAGAGGGTGAGTTGGAAGAAAATCAAACCGATATATTATGGGGGCATGCCCTTACTGGATATTGGGATACGCAATTAGGTATTCGCGTTGACTACTATAAAGAAGGCAAAAATCGTCAATGGCTAGCGTTTGGTGTACAAGGATTAGCGCCTTATTGGTTTGAAATTGATATGACAGCTTACCTAGGCGAAGGCGGTAATACAGCATTGACCTTTGAAGCAGAGTACGAGCTGTTACTGACACAAAAATTGGTTGTACAGCCGCGTGCCGAACTGACCCTGTATGGTAAAAGTGATGTTGAAAATGGTTTAGGCAGTGGTTTATCAAGTAGTGCGATTGGTTTTCGAGTACGTTATGAATTCACTCGTCAGTTTGCACCTTATGTTGGCGTAGAGTGGACTAATACTTACGGAACTACAGCAGACTATGCAGAACAAAACGGGCAAAGCAGCAGTGAAACAGAATTTGTTGCTGGCGTAAAATTTTGGTTTTAA
- a CDS encoding copper resistance CopC family protein, whose amino-acid sequence MKLFNTVAAFLSLALAFTASAHVSMTLSSPENEAMLMQSPEELVLTFSGDVRLAKVLLTDASNKTVDFNFKPSAQASKQFNYKLPTLSEGQYTAKWIVLGGDGHKMTGTFTFMIGGHGMHQEMKKEMPASHSHNH is encoded by the coding sequence ATGAAATTATTTAATACAGTAGCGGCTTTTTTAAGCCTAGCATTAGCATTTACAGCATCGGCACATGTGTCAATGACACTGTCATCACCTGAGAATGAGGCTATGTTGATGCAAAGCCCTGAAGAGCTTGTTTTGACCTTTAGTGGTGACGTTAGATTAGCTAAAGTTTTACTTACAGATGCAAGTAATAAAACAGTAGATTTTAACTTTAAGCCAAGTGCACAAGCGAGTAAGCAGTTTAATTACAAATTACCGACCTTAAGCGAAGGACAATACACGGCTAAGTGGATAGTCTTAGGTGGTGATGGCCATAAAATGACCGGTACTTTTACCTTTATGATTGGTGGACATGGTATGCATCAAGAAATGAAAAAAGAAATGCCAGCTTCGCACAGCCATAATCACTAG
- a CDS encoding CopD family protein: protein MEISYWSVLLLLLKLVIYVASAALAGTLVLRLLNRNSKASADNVANFNTYLKRGALVCLSLALIASILQVPIEAGAMAESGISGMTDAFMLEIVWQSVIGEQALLRIPAFLLAIVAVSTWGKYNPLFNTFNVLMTLAVLLAIIYSFTFTGHSAEKSLWIKSILVLHVFAITCWVGSLLPLYKSCQLLATTDVKRLMHQFGQLAIIIIALLLASGITLILQYLDTVAELFTSNYGQLILLKLLLVSAMLMLGAWHKLSLVPQITEAHHVLTLKRSISIEILIALTVLIITSIFTTLVGPPM, encoded by the coding sequence ATGGAAATAAGTTACTGGTCAGTATTATTACTCTTATTAAAGTTAGTAATTTATGTTGCGAGCGCAGCATTGGCCGGTACCTTAGTTTTACGTTTACTTAATCGAAACAGTAAAGCTAGCGCCGATAACGTTGCGAATTTCAATACCTATTTAAAGCGTGGAGCCTTAGTTTGTTTAAGCTTAGCGTTAATTGCTTCTATATTACAGGTGCCAATTGAGGCAGGGGCAATGGCTGAATCAGGTATATCTGGTATGACTGATGCCTTTATGTTGGAAATAGTTTGGCAGTCAGTAATTGGCGAGCAAGCTTTGTTAAGAATACCTGCTTTTTTGCTCGCTATAGTTGCGGTGAGTACTTGGGGTAAATATAACCCCTTATTTAATACGTTTAATGTTTTGATGACATTAGCGGTACTGCTTGCCATTATTTATAGTTTTACATTTACTGGCCACAGTGCTGAAAAAAGTCTTTGGATAAAAAGTATATTAGTGCTGCATGTCTTCGCAATTACTTGTTGGGTTGGTTCATTATTACCACTTTATAAAAGTTGCCAGTTACTAGCAACTACTGACGTAAAGCGTTTAATGCATCAATTTGGCCAGCTTGCCATTATTATTATCGCATTACTTTTAGCGTCAGGCATTACCCTAATTTTACAATACTTAGATACAGTGGCAGAGTTGTTCACCTCAAATTATGGGCAATTAATCTTACTTAAATTATTATTAGTCAGTGCAATGCTTATGTTAGGTGCGTGGCATAAGTTATCGTTGGTACCTCAGATCACCGAAGCACATCATGTGCTCACATTAAAGCGTTCTATTTCAATTGAAATATTAATCGCACTCACTGTATTAATCATTACCAGTATATTTACTACGCTAGTTGGACCACCAATGTAG
- the polA gene encoding DNA polymerase I — MPTSDQSPLILVDGSSYLFRAYHVPYLQALSTSDGQPTGAITGVLNMIRSLKKDYPNGNIIAIFDAKGKTFRNDMYADYKANRPPMPDDLRTQIAPIHDIITAMGLPLLVIDGVEADDVIGTLSHQATALGIETVISTGDKDMAQLVNPHVRLINTMTNVEMDEAGVIEKFGVRPDQIIDYLALMGDKVDNIPGVDKCGPKTAVKWLTAYPTLKEVMEHADEVKGKVGENLRTALAHLPLSYELATIKLDVVLEQNAAELKPSAPDTDTLRTLYQKYELKRLLADLDAGDKKTEPSDTVNNDAVADLPAAIESEYDIILDKASFNVWLEKLKSAELFAFDTETTSVDYMKAKLVGLSFCIEVGKAAYVPLTHDYIDAPEQLALDWVLEQLKPLLESDTLFKVGQNLKYDANVLAHYNIAMQGIKFDTMLESYCLNSVATRHNMDALADKYLGYKTVHFEDIAGKGAKQLTFNQIEIEKAGHYAAEDADITLRLHEAIYPQLAKITSQLSVFADIEMPLLPVLARMEQHGVLIDCDMLAEQSQSIGARLAELEIEAHNLAGKSFNLSSPKQLQVILFEELKIPVIKKTPKGAPSTAEEVLQELALDYPLPKVILENRGLSKLKSTYTDKLPLLVGAKTNRVHTSYHQAVTATGRLSSTDPNLQNIPIRSEEGRKIRLAFIAPPEHKIVAIDYSQIELRIMAHLSDDPGLVKAFSEGKDVHKATAAEIFAVPLDEVTTDQRRSAKAVNFGLIYGMSAFGLAKQLNVPRHTAQAYMDKYFERYPNVSQYMEDTRQKATETGYVETLFGRRLYLPDINAKNGMRKKAAERAAINAPMQGTAADIIKKAMLDVDAWIQEKNDPRIKMTMQVHDELIFEIHQDIVEATTATLVEIMNNAITMSVPLIAEAGIGDNWEQAH, encoded by the coding sequence ATGCCAACTTCTGACCAATCACCGCTTATTTTAGTCGATGGTTCATCTTATTTATTCCGCGCATATCACGTGCCATATTTGCAAGCTTTATCAACATCAGACGGTCAACCTACAGGAGCTATTACTGGCGTCTTGAATATGATCAGAAGTTTGAAAAAAGATTATCCCAACGGCAATATTATCGCGATATTTGACGCTAAAGGAAAAACCTTTCGCAATGACATGTATGCTGACTACAAAGCAAATCGTCCACCAATGCCAGATGATTTACGCACCCAAATTGCGCCAATACATGACATTATCACAGCCATGGGTTTACCACTTTTAGTGATTGATGGTGTTGAGGCGGACGATGTTATTGGTACGTTATCGCATCAAGCAACAGCATTGGGTATTGAGACGGTGATCTCTACCGGTGATAAAGATATGGCACAGTTAGTTAACCCGCATGTGCGCTTAATTAACACCATGACCAATGTAGAAATGGATGAAGCTGGCGTTATTGAAAAGTTTGGCGTTCGCCCAGATCAGATCATCGACTATCTTGCCTTAATGGGCGATAAAGTTGACAACATTCCGGGTGTTGATAAATGTGGCCCTAAAACTGCCGTAAAATGGTTAACTGCTTATCCAACCTTGAAAGAAGTAATGGAACATGCCGATGAAGTTAAAGGTAAGGTCGGTGAGAACCTTCGAACGGCTTTAGCTCACTTACCACTTTCTTATGAACTAGCGACGATTAAGCTTGATGTAGTACTTGAGCAAAATGCTGCTGAATTAAAACCAAGCGCACCTGATACAGATACATTAAGAACCTTGTATCAAAAATACGAACTTAAGCGTTTGTTAGCTGATTTAGATGCCGGCGATAAAAAAACTGAACCGTCAGATACTGTGAATAACGATGCAGTTGCAGACTTGCCAGCGGCTATTGAGAGTGAATATGACATTATTCTGGATAAAGCCAGCTTTAATGTTTGGCTTGAAAAGTTAAAATCGGCTGAGCTATTTGCTTTTGATACTGAAACCACCAGCGTTGATTATATGAAGGCTAAGCTAGTGGGCTTATCATTTTGTATTGAAGTAGGTAAAGCTGCGTATGTACCATTAACACATGACTATATTGATGCTCCTGAGCAGTTAGCGCTTGATTGGGTACTTGAGCAACTAAAACCTTTATTAGAAAGTGATACGTTATTTAAAGTAGGGCAAAATTTAAAATACGATGCCAATGTGTTAGCGCATTACAATATTGCTATGCAAGGCATTAAATTTGACACCATGCTGGAATCGTATTGCTTAAATAGTGTGGCTACTCGCCATAATATGGATGCGCTAGCGGATAAATATTTAGGTTATAAAACCGTACATTTTGAAGATATTGCAGGCAAGGGCGCTAAACAGCTAACCTTTAATCAAATTGAGATTGAAAAGGCAGGGCATTATGCCGCTGAAGATGCTGATATTACCCTACGTTTGCATGAAGCCATTTATCCACAATTAGCAAAAATAACTTCGCAGCTGTCGGTTTTTGCTGATATTGAAATGCCTTTATTACCGGTACTTGCACGCATGGAACAGCATGGTGTGTTAATTGATTGCGATATGCTAGCAGAGCAAAGCCAATCTATTGGTGCGCGTTTAGCTGAGTTAGAAATTGAAGCACATAACTTGGCCGGCAAAAGCTTTAACTTGAGCTCTCCTAAGCAGTTACAAGTTATTTTGTTTGAAGAGTTAAAAATTCCTGTTATTAAAAAAACGCCTAAAGGTGCGCCTTCAACGGCTGAAGAAGTACTGCAAGAATTAGCCTTAGATTATCCATTACCTAAAGTAATTTTAGAAAACAGAGGGCTAAGTAAATTAAAGTCTACTTATACTGATAAATTACCGTTATTGGTTGGTGCTAAAACTAATCGTGTTCATACCTCTTATCATCAAGCGGTAACCGCAACAGGGCGTTTATCTTCAACCGATCCAAACCTACAAAACATTCCAATTAGAAGTGAAGAAGGGCGTAAAATTCGCTTGGCTTTTATCGCGCCGCCTGAGCATAAAATTGTCGCGATAGATTACTCGCAAATTGAATTACGCATTATGGCGCATTTATCGGACGACCCAGGCTTAGTTAAAGCGTTTTCAGAAGGTAAAGACGTACATAAGGCGACAGCCGCTGAAATATTCGCTGTGCCGTTAGATGAAGTAACTACCGATCAACGCCGAAGCGCGAAAGCGGTTAACTTTGGTTTAATTTATGGCATGTCGGCATTTGGTTTAGCAAAACAATTAAACGTTCCTCGCCATACAGCGCAAGCTTATATGGATAAATACTTTGAGCGTTATCCTAATGTTTCTCAATACATGGAAGATACCCGTCAAAAAGCGACCGAAACAGGTTATGTGGAAACCTTATTTGGCCGCCGACTTTATTTACCTGATATTAACGCAAAAAATGGTATGCGCAAAAAAGCCGCTGAACGTGCTGCTATTAATGCACCAATGCAGGGAACTGCAGCTGATATTATTAAAAAAGCGATGTTAGATGTTGATGCTTGGATACAAGAGAAAAACGACCCAAGAATCAAAATGACCATGCAAGTACACGATGAATTAATATTTGAAATCCACCAAGACATTGTTGAAGCAACAACAGCGACCTTGGTTGAGATAATGAATAATGCCATTACCATGAGTGTGCCGCTCATTGCAGAAGCCGGCATTGGAGATAACTGGGAACAAGCGCATTAG
- a CDS encoding HDOD domain-containing protein: protein MKDAPQISIQHWVDIIAKSELPAITSTARMLDKFNNDDKSSLPKLSKAILHDQALASCLLKVANSVQHLSINKVNTVSRASVVLGIRAVKNICLTSKLVEGLLANKELNADVYHQLTQSMANSFYAGLLAKMMAPQYAEDTQEELYLAAMLYRIGETAFWIVGGKSAEKLISHGDMTSENFRQKCLSEIGCDFSQLSTELVKTWSLSDLLLKAMDKPKSRTIEIQIIYFADKLSNSIANPTGSAEEFQQLLADIAKLTGLNVRQLVLKIEHLRERATKLLTSYGASALIKHINPLPKVSDFKGNKYQVLKPNPHKDSDILSVYIQLNKLLKTSTDLTEFIRLTLKSMAKIFAFEHCSFLLVIDDKKAIKSRFTYDIASQLIDKNVRFSLSRSNNVFSYAMDNNQAILIKDRQEKQWYQYITGEIAEFIVEGSVLICPLKVGQTPIGVITAQIFHSDKEISLIDFDHCAALVEHLNLCLTMLSHKNK, encoded by the coding sequence ATGAAAGACGCACCGCAGATTTCAATTCAACACTGGGTTGATATAATCGCAAAAAGTGAATTACCTGCCATCACTTCAACAGCCAGAATGCTGGATAAGTTTAATAATGACGATAAGTCGTCTTTGCCTAAGTTAAGTAAAGCTATTTTACACGATCAGGCGCTTGCATCTTGCTTACTTAAAGTTGCCAACAGCGTTCAGCACTTGAGTATTAACAAAGTAAATACTGTATCTCGAGCATCAGTAGTTTTAGGTATTCGGGCGGTTAAAAACATCTGTCTGACTTCTAAGTTAGTTGAAGGGTTACTGGCAAATAAAGAGCTTAATGCCGATGTTTATCATCAATTAACACAATCAATGGCCAATTCATTTTATGCCGGATTATTAGCGAAAATGATGGCGCCACAGTATGCAGAAGACACCCAAGAAGAGCTTTATTTAGCAGCGATGCTTTATCGAATTGGTGAAACAGCTTTTTGGATTGTTGGTGGTAAGTCGGCTGAAAAGTTAATATCACACGGAGATATGACTTCTGAAAATTTTCGCCAAAAGTGCCTAAGTGAAATTGGCTGTGATTTTTCCCAATTGAGTACAGAGCTTGTAAAAACTTGGAGCTTGAGTGACCTACTCCTAAAAGCAATGGATAAACCTAAAAGCAGAACTATTGAAATTCAAATAATATATTTTGCCGACAAATTGAGTAATTCCATCGCAAACCCTACTGGCAGCGCAGAGGAGTTTCAGCAACTTTTAGCTGATATTGCGAAATTAACCGGTTTAAACGTTCGGCAATTAGTACTAAAAATAGAACATCTGCGCGAAAGAGCGACTAAATTACTTACGTCTTATGGTGCATCGGCATTAATAAAACATATTAATCCGCTACCAAAGGTAAGTGACTTTAAAGGTAATAAGTATCAAGTTTTAAAGCCTAACCCACATAAAGACAGTGACATTCTCAGTGTATATATACAGCTCAACAAATTACTTAAAACATCAACCGATCTAACAGAATTTATCCGATTGACACTAAAATCTATGGCAAAAATCTTTGCTTTTGAACACTGTAGTTTTCTCTTAGTTATTGATGATAAAAAGGCCATAAAGTCTCGCTTTACTTACGACATCGCTAGTCAGCTTATAGATAAAAACGTAAGATTTTCTCTTTCTCGCAGTAATAATGTCTTTAGTTATGCCATGGATAATAACCAAGCAATATTAATAAAAGATCGGCAGGAAAAGCAGTGGTATCAATATATTACTGGAGAAATAGCCGAGTTCATCGTCGAAGGTTCGGTATTAATCTGCCCTTTAAAAGTTGGACAAACACCGATTGGGGTTATTACCGCTCAGATCTTTCATAGTGATAAAGAAATTTCGTTGATTGATTTTGATCACTGCGCTGCATTAGTTGAACATTTAAACTTATGCTTAACGATGCTTTCACATAAAAATAAGTAA
- a CDS encoding pitrilysin family protein, which produces MNKWMLPVLLTCLTACENTTKSEKQMSATTVAGINFVESVGTKKGKTVIPYQKYVLDNGLTLVLHQDKSDPLVHVDMTYHVGSGREDIGKSGFAHFFEHMMFQGSENVADDEHFKIVTESGGTMNGTTNSDRTNYFQTVPANQLEKMLWLEADRMGFLVDAVTQEKFEIQRETVKNERGQSYENRPYGLLRERVSEAMYPLGHPYSWQTIGYIDDLNRVNVNDLKAFFLRWYGPNNATLTIGGDLDVVETLAMVNKYFGSIPRGPEVKMPIKPSFTIEADRYISMEDNVHLPLVYMSYPTVSVRHKDEAALDLLSSILGGGKTSLLYKNLVKNQLAVQASVSHPCAELACTFNMLALPHPASGKTLADMEIVIRDSLLEFETRGVEDDDLIKAKAEMEAGFVFGLQSVAGKVSQLAANETFKGNPNYIEQDIARYANVTKADVMRVYKKYIKNKHGVIMSIVPKGQTALVAAQDNFSPEARVIPELASTSEDDLQVRKAKDNFDRSIMPVAGANKAVDVPEMWRETFNNGIKILATQSSETPTTSILIKIPAGHYFESKDKAGTAALLAAMLNESTTKRSAEDMSKALQKLGSSVGIAAGNDYLAININALTKHIDATLDLVYEKITEPAFLPSEFDRNKSNAIQGAINGKKDAGYLASNAYRQLLHADNIAATSSAGSEASLANIQLADIKALYQQQIKAKGSEIILVSDLDKVKVLKSLSIFKALTGEGKELILNLPESNAKRGVIYLVNKDNAAQSAIRIGKRSLTQDVTGEYYRAYLMNFPLGGAFNSRINLNLREDKGYTYGARSYFYGDKFSGTYTASAEVRADVTDKSIVEFVEEIKRYAEQGITDEELAFMRNAINQKDALKYETPGRKLGFLAQILEHNLTADFVKERNDIVANISKAEINALAKKHLNLSEMLMVVVGDAKTLKPQLQALGYQVINYEI; this is translated from the coding sequence TTGAATAAATGGATGCTACCGGTGTTATTAACGTGTTTAACGGCATGTGAAAATACTACAAAATCAGAAAAACAGATGTCTGCTACAACGGTTGCAGGGATAAACTTTGTAGAAAGTGTGGGTACGAAAAAAGGTAAAACGGTCATTCCTTATCAAAAATATGTGCTTGATAATGGTTTAACCTTAGTGCTGCATCAAGATAAGTCTGACCCTCTTGTACACGTCGATATGACCTACCATGTAGGCTCTGGTCGAGAAGATATTGGTAAGTCTGGCTTTGCACATTTCTTTGAGCATATGATGTTTCAAGGCTCAGAAAACGTCGCGGATGATGAACACTTTAAAATAGTCACCGAATCTGGCGGTACCATGAATGGTACGACTAATAGTGACCGGACAAATTATTTTCAAACCGTGCCAGCGAACCAACTGGAAAAAATGTTGTGGCTCGAAGCTGACCGCATGGGATTTTTAGTTGACGCGGTAACCCAAGAAAAATTTGAAATACAACGTGAAACGGTAAAAAACGAACGTGGCCAAAGCTACGAAAATCGACCTTATGGATTATTACGTGAGCGGGTTTCTGAAGCTATGTATCCTTTAGGGCACCCTTATTCGTGGCAAACAATAGGTTATATTGACGACTTAAATCGCGTGAATGTTAACGATTTAAAAGCCTTTTTCTTGCGCTGGTATGGTCCTAACAATGCAACATTAACCATAGGCGGTGATCTTGATGTTGTTGAAACTTTAGCCATGGTTAACAAGTACTTCGGGAGTATTCCTCGTGGTCCTGAAGTAAAAATGCCGATAAAGCCAAGCTTTACTATTGAGGCTGATCGCTATATTTCGATGGAAGACAATGTGCACTTACCTTTAGTGTATATGTCGTATCCAACCGTAAGTGTTAGACATAAAGACGAAGCCGCGCTGGATTTATTGTCTAGTATTTTGGGTGGTGGAAAAACCTCATTACTTTATAAAAACTTAGTTAAAAATCAGTTAGCTGTTCAGGCTTCAGTAAGTCATCCTTGTGCAGAGCTTGCTTGTACTTTCAATATGTTAGCTCTACCACATCCAGCTTCGGGTAAAACATTGGCAGATATGGAAATAGTTATTCGTGATAGCTTGCTTGAATTTGAAACTCGTGGCGTTGAAGACGACGACTTAATCAAAGCCAAAGCTGAAATGGAAGCCGGTTTTGTATTTGGTTTGCAAAGTGTAGCGGGTAAAGTAAGCCAATTAGCGGCTAATGAAACCTTTAAAGGTAATCCGAATTATATCGAACAAGATATTGCTCGTTATGCCAATGTTACCAAAGCTGATGTGATGCGTGTTTATAAAAAATATATTAAAAATAAACATGGTGTGATCATGAGCATAGTGCCGAAGGGGCAAACAGCGCTGGTTGCAGCACAAGATAACTTTAGTCCTGAAGCTCGCGTTATCCCCGAACTTGCTTCTACCTCTGAGGACGATTTACAGGTTCGAAAAGCTAAGGATAATTTTGATCGCAGCATAATGCCAGTAGCAGGGGCAAATAAAGCCGTTGATGTACCTGAAATGTGGCGAGAAACGTTTAATAACGGTATTAAAATACTAGCAACACAAAGTAGTGAAACACCAACCACTTCAATATTAATAAAAATTCCAGCAGGGCATTACTTTGAGAGTAAAGACAAGGCAGGTACAGCCGCGCTTTTAGCCGCAATGTTAAATGAGTCTACGACTAAACGTAGCGCTGAAGACATGAGTAAGGCACTGCAGAAGTTAGGTTCCTCTGTTGGTATTGCTGCCGGAAACGACTATTTAGCGATCAATATAAATGCGCTAACCAAGCATATAGATGCCACGTTAGACCTTGTGTATGAAAAAATCACTGAGCCAGCATTTTTACCCAGTGAGTTTGACCGCAATAAAAGCAACGCGATTCAAGGGGCGATTAATGGTAAAAAAGATGCTGGTTATTTAGCATCGAATGCTTATCGTCAATTACTGCATGCAGATAATATTGCCGCAACCTCGAGTGCGGGCTCAGAAGCATCATTAGCTAATATCCAATTAGCCGATATTAAAGCGCTGTATCAACAGCAAATTAAAGCCAAGGGCAGTGAAATAATATTAGTTTCTGATTTAGACAAAGTAAAAGTGTTGAAGTCACTCAGTATATTTAAGGCACTGACTGGCGAAGGCAAAGAGCTGATATTAAACCTCCCTGAATCGAATGCTAAACGTGGCGTTATTTATTTAGTTAACAAAGACAATGCTGCGCAGTCTGCTATTCGTATTGGTAAGCGTTCACTTACTCAGGATGTTACTGGTGAGTACTATCGTGCTTACTTAATGAACTTCCCGTTAGGTGGTGCATTTAATAGCCGTATCAACTTAAACTTACGTGAAGATAAAGGCTATACCTATGGCGCACGTTCGTATTTTTATGGTGATAAATTCTCTGGTACTTATACCGCTAGCGCAGAAGTTCGTGCAGACGTAACCGACAAGTCTATTGTTGAGTTTGTAGAAGAAATTAAGCGCTACGCTGAGCAAGGAATAACGGATGAGGAGTTGGCCTTTATGCGTAATGCTATCAACCAAAAAGATGCATTAAAGTATGAAACCCCCGGCCGTAAATTAGGCTTTTTAGCGCAAATTTTAGAGCATAATTTAACGGCTGATTTTGTCAAAGAGCGCAATGACATTGTGGCGAATATTAGTAAAGCAGAAATTAATGCCTTAGCGAAAAAACACTTAAACTTAAGTGAAATGTTAATGGTAGTGGTTGGCGATGCTAAAACCTTGAAACCGCAATTACAGGCACTAGGTTACCAAGTTATTAATTACGAAATTTAA
- a CDS encoding carboxypeptidase produces the protein MTFRHLLTLSSLLLLLSPLANAEFERKIAIDESKTSSHSTKVNGKKFDYTATTGTQPVWDEDGNPIASLFYTYYQRSKVKNNAARPLLISFNGGPGSASVWMHVAYTGPKVLNVDSEGFPLQPYGVKTNEFSILDTADIVFVNPVNTGYSRVLPDKEGNMPSKEEQKNMFFGVNADVKYLADWVNTFVTRNNRWQSPKYLIGESYGTTRVSGLALELQSRQWMYLNGVILVSPTDIGIKRDGPVKAANRLPYFAATAWYHKALSADLQNQDLLEILPEIEKFTLEQYLPALAKGGFIAEDEKQRIAKQVARYSGLSVQEVLRNNLDIEASYFWKEILRNREQTVGRLDSRYLGIDEKVTGSRPDYNAELTSWLHSFTPAINYYLREELNYKTDLKYNMFGNVHPWDRTNNNTGKNLRLAMAQNPYLNVMIQSGYYDGATNYFDAKYTLSQLDPSGKMKDRLSFKGYKSGHMMYLRYQDLEASNQDIREFIKATLPNKTTPAKYQSKP, from the coding sequence ATGACATTTCGACATCTTTTAACCTTATCAAGTCTACTCTTATTGTTATCGCCCTTAGCAAATGCAGAATTTGAACGCAAAATTGCTATCGATGAAAGCAAAACCAGTAGTCATAGTACTAAAGTTAACGGCAAAAAATTTGATTACACGGCCACCACTGGCACACAACCCGTTTGGGACGAAGATGGCAACCCAATCGCCAGCCTTTTTTATACTTATTACCAACGTTCGAAAGTAAAAAATAACGCCGCACGCCCTTTACTCATATCATTTAATGGCGGTCCAGGTTCGGCTTCAGTTTGGATGCACGTAGCTTATACCGGCCCGAAAGTACTCAATGTTGATAGCGAGGGTTTTCCTCTTCAGCCATACGGCGTAAAAACCAATGAATTTTCAATTTTAGACACCGCTGATATTGTATTTGTGAATCCTGTCAACACCGGTTATTCGCGCGTTTTACCGGATAAAGAAGGTAATATGCCGTCAAAAGAAGAACAAAAGAACATGTTCTTTGGTGTAAATGCTGACGTTAAATACTTGGCTGATTGGGTTAACACTTTTGTTACGCGCAATAATCGTTGGCAATCACCAAAATATCTTATTGGAGAAAGTTATGGCACCACGCGAGTTTCAGGCTTAGCGTTAGAATTACAATCTCGCCAATGGATGTACCTAAACGGTGTAATTTTAGTGTCTCCTACCGACATAGGTATCAAACGTGACGGTCCGGTAAAAGCAGCTAATCGCTTACCATATTTCGCAGCAACGGCTTGGTATCACAAAGCACTGTCTGCCGATTTACAAAACCAAGATTTATTAGAAATATTGCCAGAAATTGAAAAGTTCACCCTTGAGCAATATCTACCCGCACTAGCCAAAGGTGGCTTTATTGCTGAAGATGAAAAACAGCGCATCGCTAAACAAGTGGCACGATATTCTGGTTTATCGGTGCAAGAAGTACTGCGTAATAATTTAGATATTGAAGCGTCTTACTTTTGGAAAGAAATACTGCGTAACCGCGAACAAACCGTGGGTCGCTTAGACTCGCGTTATTTAGGTATTGATGAAAAAGTGACTGGCAGCCGCCCCGATTACAACGCCGAGCTAACGTCTTGGTTACACAGCTTTACGCCCGCCATAAATTACTATTTACGTGAAGAGCTTAATTACAAAACTGATCTTAAATATAATATGTTTGGTAACGTGCATCCGTGGGATAGAACCAATAACAACACAGGTAAAAACTTACGTTTAGCCATGGCACAAAATCCGTATTTAAACGTGATGATTCAATCGGGTTACTACGACGGTGCGACTAATTATTTTGATGCTAAATATACCTTATCGCAACTTGACCCAAGTGGAAAAATGAAAGATAGATTGTCATTTAAAGGCTATAAAAGTGGCCATATGATGTATCTTCGCTACCAAGACTTAGAAGCATCTAACCAAGATATTCGTGAGTTTATCAAAGCGACTTTACCGAATAAAACCACACCGGCAAAATATCAAAGTAAGCCATAG